In Drosophila pseudoobscura strain MV-25-SWS-2005 chromosome 4, UCI_Dpse_MV25, whole genome shotgun sequence, the following proteins share a genomic window:
- the LOC4816175 gene encoding uncharacterized protein, with amino-acid sequence MCNVSGSRQLMSSSMMNVWSFRCFVILCLLLITICLIDGAKKKNNKYTTPNKYKRVFTIAVPRKSRASRKPMKAKIQRRSVTTRKNTTDTPYVESIKDQLLRKKPIQDVHDIVRSSYDHLRHLHILYVSQSAVNLTLRTLERKPKDMTYTCGYRRITTNPMGLYINGSINRAVETPFHDTYIVPEDVMGLIAICKDSRGDVLQVQPFTFVQSIHQSSNQQPKSHRRPSVIMFGFNGMTPNDFRSTLDDMPGLKSNREGWFEMQNYKRMGENSYINLMALISGYSPSAVHNLQSASDMDAMPFIWKQYKEKGYLTAYAEDLTLIRKFAFEFGKQPVDYYLRPFMRGIADSLHLRNRSTEYHGLGRRLYVDYVYDYCQQLLERYLNHTQPFFGLFWTSNFVTEQNRPKREPTLMDYIKRFEQLGLFSEAIVIFFSDHVCHPMLFVWLPSWVRLQYPDISVALAINTQRMTSPHDLYLTLQDILNLGTKVAAHLLQPEGCPTCLTLFKEIPTNRTCHEAGRSENYCDCASSMELLQEETEMLPLGWLLVDSLNNYLRSRNLINRCEAFSLQKVESIHQHSSSLKSSTIKYRVRFTTQPKAARFLATVLYNHDTNQLVNVSVPTFGRLLRYTHQSKCVKDGNDKKFCVCKSLPKKKKKRRILRRRKNKPGAKKQKLLKSMDSLMKKVEKIEKLNALSLQQIKVEMRKLKEGILTSTTAPEWITYLEPSTTPMSDVIETHVNFPLTLNF; translated from the exons ATGTGTAATGTTTCCGGCAGTCGTCAGTTGATGAGTTCATCTATGATGAATGTGTGGAGTTTTCGGTGCTTTGTGATACTCTGTTTACTCTTGATCACCATTTGCCTTATTGATGgagcgaaaaaaaagaataataagTATACGAcaccaaataaatataaaagagTTTTCACAATTGCTGTACCCCGGAAGTCCCGGGCAAGTAGGAAACCCATGAAAGCAAAGATTCAAAGGCGAAGTGTTACAACCAGAAAAAATACCACCGACACACCATATGTTGAATCAATCAAGGATCAACTGCTTAGGAAGAAGCCCATTCAGGATGTTCATGATATTGTGAGGTCCAGCTACGATCATCTGCGCCACCTGCATATCCTTTATGTCAGCCAATCTGCGGTCAATCTCACATTGCGTACGTTAGAGAGAAAGCCTAAGGATATGACGTATACATGTGGGTATCGCAGGATCACCACAAATCCAATGGGACTCTACATCAATGGTAGCATCAA TCGCGCGGTGGAGACTCCTTTCCATGATACTTATATTGTCCCTGAAGATGTGATGGGCTTGATTGCCATCTGCAAAGACAGTCGGGGGGATGTGCTACAGGTTCAGCCCTTCACCTTTGTCCAGTCAATACATCAGTCATCCAATCAGCAGCCAAAGAGTCATCGTCGTCCCAGTGTCATAATGTTCGGCTTCAATGGTATGACGCCGAACGACTTTCGATCCACACTAGACGATATGCCAGGACTGAAAAGCAACAGAGAGGGCTGGTTCGAGATGCAGAACTACAAGAGAATGGGCGAGAATAGCTATATTAATCTGATGGCCCTAATATCGGGTTACAGTCCCAGTGCGGTGCACAATCTTCAATCGGCCAGCGACATGGACGCGATGCCATTCATTTGGAAGCAATACAAGGAAAAGGGCTACCTAACGGCCTATGCAGAGGATCTcacgctcatccgaaagttcGCCTTTGAGTTCGGGAAGCAGCCCGTCGACTACTATCTGCGACCATTCATGCGGGGCATAGCCGACAGTTTGCATCTACGCAATCGATCCACAGAGTATCATGGGCTGGGCAGGCGGCTGTATGTGGACTATGTCTATGACTACTGTCAGCAATTGCTGGAGCGTTACCTCAACCACACACAACCCTTTTTCGGTCTCTTCTGGACGAGCAATTTCGTCACGGAACAGAATCGGCCAAAAAGGGAGCCCACGTTGATGGACTATATAAAACGCTTCGAACAGTTGGGGCTCTTCAGTGAAGCGATTGTAATATTCTTCAGTGATCATGTCTGTCATCCCATGCTGTTCGTGTGGCTACCATCGTGGGTTCGTCTGCAATACCCAGACATATCCGTGGCTCTGGCGATCAATACACAGCGGATGACCTCACCCCATGATTTGTACCTCACGTTGCAGGACATTCTGAACTTAGGAACGAAGGTGGCAGCACATCTGTTGCAACCAGAGGGTTGCCCCACCTGCTTAACGCTCTTTAAAGAAATTCCCACGAATCGCACCTGCCATGAGGCGGGTCGCAGCGAGAACTACTGCGACTGTGCCTCTTCCATGGAACTGCTGCAGGAGGAGACCGAGATGTTGCCCCTCGGCTGGCTCCTGGTCGACAGCCTCAACAACTACCTGCGCTCTCGCAACCTAATTAATCGCTGTGAAGCGTTTTCTTTGCAGAAAGTTGAGTCCATTCATCAGCATAGTTCTTCCCTCAAGTCGAGTACTATCAAGTATCGAGTGCGCTTCACTACGCAGCCTAAAGCCGCGAGATTTCTGGCCACCGTTCTGTATAATCACGACACCAACCAATTGGTGAACGTCAGTGTTCCCACCTTTGGGCGACTGCTTCGATATACGCATCAATCGAAATGTGTGAAAGATGGGAATGACAAAAAGTTCTGTGTGTGTAAGTCActccccaaaaagaaaaaaaagcgcAGGATACTACGAAGAAGGAAGAACAAACCGGGCgcgaaaaaacagaaattgttgaaatCTATGGACAGCTTAATGAAGAAGGTGGAGAAAATAGAGAAGCTCAACGCCTTGAGCCTCCAACAAATCAAAGTGGAAATGCGAAAATTAAAAGAAGGAATCTTAACATCCACAACAGCTCCCGAATGGATCACCTATCTGGAACCCAGCACCACGCCAATGTCCGACGTAATCGAAACCCATGTCAACTTTCCGCTTACTCTTAACTTCTGA